In Erythrobacter litoralis HTCC2594, a single genomic region encodes these proteins:
- a CDS encoding TorF family putative porin, which produces MLTSSRGLAATFLAGTAFVATPVFATETNETVAGSEARPVAQTIEIEAIDALIGDGQADAPADAFSVEADALERVIAPVDKPSKAGGDSGVEFSANVALTTEYRFRGVDLSGGELAIQGGFDVTLPAGFYVGTWASSLDETTVGYGSTELDVYGGWSGDVTDGVALDVGVIGYLYPDAGPGDFDYVEFYGSVAFTFGPAETTLGVAYAPDQDSLGSTDNLYLYTDVGIGIPNTPITINGHLGYTDGFLTFTNDGKAWDWSIGAEVAIPDTPLSVSAAYVGAEGDIPAGFYDFVDDAFVVTVSASF; this is translated from the coding sequence ATGCTTACGTCCTCTCGCGGCCTCGCCGCGACCTTTCTTGCCGGTACTGCCTTCGTGGCAACTCCGGTTTTCGCCACCGAAACCAACGAGACCGTCGCGGGCAGCGAGGCAAGGCCGGTGGCTCAAACGATCGAAATCGAAGCCATTGATGCCTTGATTGGCGACGGGCAGGCCGATGCGCCTGCCGATGCATTCTCGGTGGAGGCCGACGCGCTCGAGCGTGTCATTGCTCCGGTGGACAAGCCCAGCAAGGCCGGTGGCGACAGCGGTGTCGAATTCTCCGCCAATGTCGCGCTCACGACCGAATACCGTTTCCGCGGCGTCGACCTGTCGGGCGGAGAGCTCGCCATCCAGGGCGGCTTCGACGTGACGCTTCCGGCCGGCTTCTATGTCGGTACCTGGGCCAGCTCGCTCGACGAGACCACAGTCGGCTACGGCAGCACCGAGCTCGACGTCTATGGCGGCTGGAGCGGCGATGTCACCGACGGCGTTGCCCTCGATGTAGGTGTGATCGGCTATCTCTATCCCGATGCGGGCCCTGGCGATTTCGACTATGTCGAATTCTACGGTTCGGTCGCCTTCACTTTCGGCCCCGCCGAAACCACGCTCGGCGTCGCCTATGCGCCTGACCAGGACTCGCTCGGCAGCACCGACAATCTGTATCTGTACACCGACGTCGGTATCGGCATTCCCAATACGCCGATCACCATCAACGGCCATCTCGGATACACCGATGGCTTCCTGACCTTCACCAACGACGGCAAGGCGTGGGATTGGTCGATCGGTGCAGAGGTCGCGATCCCCGACACGCCGCTGTCGGTCAGCGCAGCCTATGTCGGGGCCGAGGGCGATATCCCGGCCGGCTTTTACGATTTCGTCGACGATGCTTTCGTCGTCACGGTGAGCGCCAGCTTCTGA
- a CDS encoding SIMPL domain-containing protein, protein MSEETRPETMSGDKPFVGEYDGKGGSFLDALTKRWLSTAAVVSIGLIAGGYLLGDGLLRAKEADRSVTVRGLAERDVTADLATWTISYASSSTDLAGAQAKVRRDTENIRAFFKDLGFPEDALQPTGANVSSYTENGVTKYTVRQRLALRSDDIALAQKAVSRQFDLVSTGVFLEEGSGMSYSFTKLNEIKPEMVAEATRDARAAAEQFAEDSGTEVGAIREATQGYFTIEARDGEAGGWGVADSPFKKVRVVTTINFSIG, encoded by the coding sequence ATGAGCGAGGAGACCAGACCCGAAACCATGTCGGGGGACAAGCCCTTCGTCGGTGAGTACGATGGCAAAGGCGGCAGCTTTCTGGATGCCCTGACCAAGCGCTGGCTGAGCACTGCGGCTGTCGTGTCGATCGGTCTTATCGCCGGTGGCTACCTGTTGGGCGACGGATTGCTGCGCGCCAAGGAAGCCGATCGCTCGGTAACCGTGCGCGGACTGGCCGAGCGCGACGTCACGGCCGATCTCGCGACCTGGACGATCAGCTATGCCAGCAGTTCGACCGACCTGGCCGGTGCGCAGGCCAAGGTGCGGCGCGATACCGAGAACATCCGCGCCTTCTTCAAGGACCTCGGCTTTCCCGAAGATGCGCTCCAGCCGACCGGCGCCAATGTCTCGAGCTATACCGAAAACGGCGTCACCAAATATACTGTGCGCCAGCGGCTGGCGCTGCGCAGCGACGATATCGCGCTCGCGCAGAAAGCCGTCTCGCGCCAGTTCGATCTCGTGAGCACGGGAGTTTTTCTCGAGGAAGGATCGGGCATGTCCTACAGCTTCACCAAGCTCAACGAGATCAAGCCGGAGATGGTCGCGGAAGCCACCCGCGATGCCCGTGCGGCCGCCGAGCAGTTCGCGGAGGACAGCGGGACCGAGGTGGGTGCCATCCGCGAAGCGACGCAGGGCTATTTCACCATTGAGGCACGCGACGGCGAAGCCGGAGGCTGGGGCGTTGCGGATTCGCCCTTCAAGAAGGTCCGCGTGGTGACGACGATCAATTTCTCGATCGGTTGA
- a CDS encoding VOC family protein: MVKYLHSMIRVADPDAAVDFFKLIGLEEVRRFDVEAGRFTLIFLAAPGQEGVAEVELTYNWPPEDGSEPEDYDGGRNFGHLAYRVDNIYETCQRLMDAGVTINRPPRDGHMAFVKSPDGISVELLQEGNLPPQEPWASMENTGSW; encoded by the coding sequence ATGGTCAAATATCTGCATTCGATGATCCGGGTCGCCGACCCGGACGCGGCAGTCGATTTTTTCAAATTGATTGGCTTGGAAGAGGTGCGCCGCTTCGATGTCGAAGCTGGGCGGTTCACGCTGATCTTCCTCGCCGCGCCCGGGCAGGAAGGCGTGGCCGAGGTCGAACTGACCTACAACTGGCCGCCCGAAGACGGCAGCGAACCGGAGGACTATGACGGTGGCCGCAATTTCGGCCATCTCGCCTACCGGGTCGACAATATCTACGAGACCTGCCAGCGGCTGATGGATGCGGGTGTGACGATCAACCGTCCGCCGCGCGACGGGCACATGGCCTTCGTCAAGTCACCCGACGGAATATCGGTCGAATTGCTGCAGGAAGGCAATCTGCCGCCGCAGGAACCCTGGGCCAGCATGGAGAATACCGGGAGCTGGTGA
- the nhaA gene encoding Na+/H+ antiporter NhaA has product MVDPIRSPLSRAFAPVRALFVSDASAGILLILVAAAAMIVANSPLAGAYEEMFYGDLAWTPIAKLDDLHLWINDGLMAIFFFVVGLEVKRELICGQLSSPEQRTLPVLAAIAGMAVPAIVYVGVVGTDSALVRGWAIPAATDIAFAMGVLGLLGSRVPASLRLFLLTVAIVDDIGAVLVIAAFYTANLKVMWLVIALGIFGVMVGMNKFGVDRIWPYILVALVLWVAVLFSGVHATIAGVMAALTIPMRRKDGHSLLEKLEHGLAPWSAYLVVPIFGFANAGVNLSGMGLDAVLAPLPLAIAAGLVVGKQLGIFGIIVAAVKLGIAKAPANANWIEIWGVSILTGIGFTMSLFISGLAFTDSRLLIDEAKIGILGGSLISAILGYTILRLTTTHPEERPPQTVTP; this is encoded by the coding sequence ATGGTTGACCCGATCCGCAGCCCCCTGTCCCGCGCCTTTGCACCCGTCCGCGCCCTGTTTGTCAGCGATGCCTCTGCCGGCATTCTGCTGATACTCGTGGCAGCGGCGGCCATGATCGTCGCCAATTCGCCGCTGGCGGGCGCTTACGAAGAAATGTTCTACGGCGATCTGGCATGGACCCCGATCGCCAAGCTCGACGATCTGCACCTGTGGATCAACGACGGCCTGATGGCGATTTTCTTCTTCGTCGTCGGCCTGGAAGTGAAACGCGAGCTTATTTGCGGACAGCTATCCAGTCCCGAGCAACGCACGCTGCCGGTGCTCGCGGCGATCGCAGGGATGGCCGTACCTGCGATTGTATATGTCGGCGTTGTCGGCACGGACAGCGCGCTGGTGCGCGGCTGGGCGATCCCGGCCGCCACCGACATTGCCTTCGCCATGGGGGTGCTCGGCCTGCTCGGCAGTCGTGTGCCAGCCTCGCTGCGGTTGTTCCTGCTGACTGTCGCCATCGTCGACGATATCGGTGCGGTGCTCGTAATCGCCGCCTTCTACACCGCGAACCTCAAGGTCATGTGGCTCGTCATCGCGCTGGGCATCTTCGGCGTCATGGTCGGCATGAACAAGTTCGGGGTCGACCGGATCTGGCCCTATATCCTCGTCGCGCTGGTGCTTTGGGTGGCGGTGCTGTTCTCGGGCGTTCATGCGACCATCGCCGGCGTGATGGCGGCACTTACCATCCCGATGCGCCGCAAGGACGGACACTCGCTTCTGGAGAAGCTCGAGCATGGCCTCGCGCCGTGGAGCGCCTATCTTGTGGTGCCGATCTTCGGTTTCGCCAATGCCGGTGTGAACCTCAGCGGCATGGGTCTGGACGCTGTCCTGGCCCCACTGCCGCTGGCCATCGCAGCAGGCCTGGTGGTGGGCAAACAGCTTGGCATTTTCGGCATCATCGTGGCTGCCGTGAAACTCGGCATTGCCAAAGCACCGGCCAACGCCAACTGGATCGAGATCTGGGGTGTCAGCATCCTGACCGGGATCGGCTTCACCATGTCGCTCTTCATCAGCGGGCTCGCCTTTACCGACAGCCGCCTGCTGATCGACGAGGCCAAGATCGGCATTCTCGGCGGCTCGCTGATCTCGGCGATCCTCGGCTACACCATCCTGCGCCTGACGACGACGCATCCCGAAGAGCGACCGCCCCAGACAGTCACCCCCTGA
- a CDS encoding glycosyltransferase, which produces MNLAGLTAGECLVLVQYELLLFAGLFFLLGALDELIVDAVWLWLRLTGRGETIEVRRRERSLPLEGKSAVFIPAWQEANVIGTTVEHMLSAWPQRALRLYVGCYRNDPATLAAIVEAAPGDPRLRVVIHDCDGPTTKADCLNRLYRAVEEDEARSGERCRMVLLHDAEDMVDPAALELCGRAIASADFIQLPVLPEPQKRSRWIGSHYCEEFAEAHGKAMVVRDALMSWSKKRRGRELVVLTYTPNFVVRKTCTVQEKIEFMMKVLLTSGFIGKLVASGSRQRLRLFVPFGQDRLHLGCSRFSPCDVAEVRTARFVEW; this is translated from the coding sequence GTGAATCTCGCAGGCTTGACTGCGGGCGAATGTCTGGTTCTCGTCCAATACGAACTTCTTCTCTTTGCCGGACTCTTTTTCCTTTTGGGGGCGCTCGACGAACTGATCGTCGACGCGGTCTGGTTGTGGCTGAGACTGACCGGCCGCGGCGAAACCATCGAGGTCAGGCGGCGGGAGCGGTCTCTTCCGCTGGAAGGCAAGTCGGCGGTCTTTATCCCGGCCTGGCAGGAAGCGAACGTGATCGGCACCACCGTCGAGCACATGCTGTCGGCCTGGCCGCAGCGCGCGTTGCGGCTCTATGTCGGCTGCTATCGCAACGATCCCGCGACGCTTGCGGCGATCGTCGAGGCCGCGCCGGGCGATCCGCGCCTGCGTGTGGTGATCCACGATTGCGATGGTCCGACCACCAAGGCCGATTGCCTCAACCGGCTCTATCGCGCTGTCGAGGAAGACGAGGCTCGCTCGGGAGAGCGTTGCCGCATGGTATTGCTGCACGATGCAGAGGATATGGTCGATCCCGCCGCGCTCGAACTGTGCGGTCGCGCCATCGCCTCTGCCGATTTCATCCAGTTGCCGGTCTTGCCGGAGCCGCAGAAGCGCTCGCGCTGGATCGGCAGCCATTACTGCGAGGAATTCGCCGAAGCGCATGGCAAGGCGATGGTGGTGCGCGATGCGCTAATGTCTTGGTCAAAGAAACGCAGAGGGCGCGAGTTGGTTGTATTGACTTACACGCCTAACTTCGTAGTAAGAAAAACATGCACGGTCCAAGAAAAGATCGAGTTCATGATGAAGGTGCTTTTAACAAGCGGATTCATAGGGAAGCTAGTCGCGAGCGGATCGCGCCAGAGACTGCGCTTATTTGTGCCATTTGGGCAGGATCGGTTGCACTTGGGTTGTTCACGCTTTTCACCCTGTGATGTCGCAGAAGTCAGAACGGCTCGTTTCGTCGAGTGGTAA